In Passer domesticus isolate bPasDom1 chromosome 1, bPasDom1.hap1, whole genome shotgun sequence, one DNA window encodes the following:
- the MTFR1 gene encoding mitochondrial fission regulator 1: MICWLKRLIRMAFEQIGLNMESVLWSSKPYGSSRSIVRKIGTNLSLIQCPRVHFQLISHVAEGNTPAHLREDAVASFADVGWIAEEEGEDSTRLRSEVWLKTTQPLPGEAHHSRKPPHRQTSLQSPAGEEPVPRSAVMANEEALQKISALENELASLRAQIAKIVTLQEQQNLTTVGSSPLAPAAVPVPPPLLPPPPPPLPPPPPSSLGHSKSAIDLIKERKNQKTNAGQNVVENGPKKPEVPNMLEILKDMNSVKLRSVKRSSEGTKPKVSQPADPATLIAEALKKKFAYRYRNDSQGETEKVIPKAETKKQTKTEVVLFGPHMLKSTGKMKTLIEKS; this comes from the exons ATGATTTGCTGGCTAAAGCGCTTAATTAGGATGGCTTTTGAACAAATTGGATTGAACATGGAATCA GTGCTTTGGTCAAGCAAGCCTTATGGTTCATCTCGAAGTATTGTAAGAAAAATTGGTACTAACCTCTCTCTTATACAGTGTCCAAGAGTTCACTTTCAG CTTATTTCTCATGTGGCGGAAGGAAACACTCCTGCTCACCTCAGAGAAGATGCAGTGGCCTCCTTCGCTGATGTGGGGTGGATTGCTGAGGAAGAAGGTGAAGACTCTACAAGGCTCAG GTCAGAAGTTTGGTTAAAAACAACCCAGCCTCTTCCAGGTGAAGCACATCATTCCAGGAAGCCCCCACACAGACAAACGTCCTTGCAGAGCCCGGCGGGAGAGGAGCCAGTGCCCAGGAGCGCCGTGATGGCAAACGAAGAGGCACTGCAGAAGATCAGTGCCCTGGAAAATGAACTGGCCTCTTTAAGAGCACAGATAGCCAAAATTGTAACCTTGCAAGAACAGCAGAACTTGACAACAG TTGGGTCCAGTCCACTtgctccagctgctgtccctgttccACCTCCGCTACTgccaccacctcctcctcctctgcctccacCCCCTCCCTCAAGTCTGGGTCACAGTAAGTCTGCAATTGATCTCATTAAAGAgaggaaaaaccaaaaaacgAACGCTGGCCAGAATGTGGTGGAAAATGGGCCAAAGAAGCCTGAAGTACCAAACATGCTAGAAATCCTCAAAGACATGAACAGTGTGAAACTGCGCTCGGTGAAAAG ATCCTCAGAAGGTACAAAACCTAAAGTGTCTCAGCCTGCAGATCCTGCAACGTTAATAGCAGAAGCTCTCAAAAAGAAATTTGCGTATCGATACCGAAATGATAGccaaggtgaaacagaaaaAGTGATTCCAAAGgctgaaacaaagaaacaaacaaagacTGAGGTAGTGCTG TTTGGACCACACATGCTGAAGTCTACAGGAAAAATGAAGACTTTAATTGAAAAATCTTAA